The proteins below are encoded in one region of Verrucomicrobiia bacterium:
- a CDS encoding DUF4253 domain-containing protein codes for MAEPDFPFPLKSVAGDVAESMLLKMRGDLQAKCLIPVILGDKESVSDLSEIATHNQINFDEFARSASTVLPEDWLAGRVKEEPDCYPSLSTSKKGKSSPEPMMRLSVGFQSNGKPVPEVFIAQLPGPEFWMLPLHLRIGSWNCCPEPFGHALMARYWEGRFGARLAVITADTIEFTVDHPPATDESCAQLAREQYIYCPDIVDQDVGSLAALAECLKNSRTWYFRWN; via the coding sequence ATGGCCGAACCAGATTTTCCATTTCCATTGAAGTCGGTGGCCGGGGATGTCGCTGAGAGCATGCTTCTCAAGATGCGCGGTGATCTTCAGGCCAAGTGCCTGATCCCAGTTATCTTGGGCGATAAGGAAAGTGTGTCTGACCTCAGTGAAATCGCTACCCATAACCAGATCAATTTCGATGAATTTGCCCGTTCCGCCAGCACCGTACTGCCCGAAGACTGGCTCGCAGGACGCGTGAAAGAAGAACCCGACTGCTACCCCTCTTTATCGACTTCCAAAAAAGGCAAATCATCCCCCGAACCCATGATGCGCCTCTCCGTCGGTTTTCAATCCAATGGCAAACCCGTGCCCGAAGTGTTCATCGCCCAACTCCCCGGCCCTGAATTCTGGATGCTCCCCCTACACTTGCGCATCGGCTCGTGGAACTGCTGTCCCGAACCCTTCGGACACGCCTTGATGGCCCGCTACTGGGAAGGTCGCTTCGGAGCACGCTTGGCTGTCATCACTGCGGACACGATCGAGTTCACAGTTGATCATCCGCCAGCCACCGATGAATCCTGCGCACAACTTGCTCGCGAGCAATACATCTATTGCCCTGACATTGTGGATCAAGATGTCGGTTCGCTCGCAGCGCTTGCCGAATGTCTAAAAAACTCACGCACCTGGTATTTCCGGTGGAACTAG